In Syntrophorhabdales bacterium, the DNA window CCGCTACCTCAATCGACTTCCAGGCTGCGCGTGGGCAGGGTCATGCCGCACTGATCAATCTGAACCCTTATATCAATTCGTGGTATGTGCTCCGGCTGAACCGTGGTGACGGCACACCGGTAGAGACCTACCACCTCGAAAATGCGCATCGCCGGACGGAGACACTTTTGCTTGAGGCGAGTAACCGAAGTGGCGTTGTGCTCGCTCACGGGAATGAACGCACGTCCTGTGACCTGTGGGGCAGCGACGGGCGTGGACACGTGGAGGATGGCAGAAAGTCAGGTGCTCCCCTTGCCCCTCTTTGCAATGGAAAGGTCTATGTGCGCAACCCCACGAAGGGGCACCAATCACCCGTAGAAGCGGTCACTGACTTTCTGCGGAAAGAAGTACCCGGCGGAGAGGAAGTCGTTTCTTTCGTGCGGGACACATTTTATGCCTATCTATACCAGAAGAAAGCAGAACAGAAAGTAGAGTCGAGACCGGCGGAGGAAGCGTATCAACCAAAAACAAGCGACGGACCGGTATCAGCCCTGGTAGATCCGGGCAAAACCAGTGAGACAGTGAAGGCAATCGACCTCGGGATCGAACTGGAGGGCTCGAGTTCCGACCGAATGGTCCAGGGAACGTGGTATGCTGCCAAGGAGAATCCCGGCATCTACGTAAGTGTGATCGTGCCGGGCTGGATTGCCCCTGAAATTCTGCGGAGCTACCCGCAAAGAGTCAACAGTCTCAACAATGTCGAATCGGGGCAGCTCGTCTATCTCATAGCGTTTGATCTGGGACGGTTCGACCTCCACTATACCCTCGGAACCGTACATCCGGAAGTAGGCTGGTCAGGTCACATCCTGAGCCAGATGAGAGACAGGTCGCTTCCCGGGCCCGATGGTATTGGAACAAGCGCACCATTGGTCAGAACGGGACTGATAAATCCGATGGACGCGGCCAGAACCGTCGCAGCGTTCACGGGCGGGTTTAAACGGTATCACGGGGCATTCAAATACGGACCGCTCGCCCTCAAGAACAAGGGAAGTCATTATGGCTTTCTCGAAGAAGGTGTGCTGTTCAGCACGCTTCAGCCTGAGCTCTCCACGATCTACGTGCTTGATGACGGGCGGACCGACATGAAGGCGTGGACCGAGAAAGATACTAACCTTCTTCCGAAGATCAGATATGCGCGCCAGAATGGCGTCCCCATTATAGGCGGGTTCGACGAGACCCGTCGAACGTCTGTGCCGGGTGAATTCGTCAACCGGTGGGGACCGGGGAACTGGTCGGGTTCCGCAGACGAAAAACTGCAGACCATGCGCGCAGGTGCAGCCTTGCAAGAGGCGGGCGGCAAGCGGTTCCTCATCTATGCCTTCTTCTGGAGTGCAACACCATCACTCATGGCCCGCGTTTTTCAGGCTTACCAGTGTCGGCATGCCATGCTCCTCGACATGAACGCGATCGTACACACGTATATCGCGATCTATAAAAGGCGTGACTCCAACCTGTACGTCCAGCACCTGATCCAAAGAATGAACGAGGCGGATGTGACGGTGAAAGGACGGTATGTTCCCCGTTTCCTGGGATTTCCGGACGACAGAGACTTCTTTTATCTTACGCGAAGGGAGACACCATGAAAACGCGCAGAATCTTCTCGACACGCGTAATGCTCCTTGTATCGCTGCTTCTTTTGATGCATGCCTCCGTAATTGCCGAGACCCTCATAGAACGTAACGAAGCACTCCTGGAACGGATACAGCGCGTGCACGGCTTGACTGATGCGCAAATCAACGCGGTCCGCATGATATTTCGCGAATCCGGATACATCGGTCAGGGCAATCCCGCAATTACGCAGCACCCGATGACCCCGACGGCCTGCCGGGATAAGCTCGCGAAGACAGGTACCCGGTACGAGAATGAGCAGTTTGAAAAGATCTGCAAGGCAAAGTATATGGCGCCCCTTTACAATCCGGCTGCCCAAAAAGCAGAAGATGCCCGGGCATGCATCGATCAGTTCGAGTTCCCTGATATTCCCTGCGAATACCCTGTTGTCTGGGTGCGGGCGCGTGAGGCTGCACTCATATGCAAGGCCATGGGAAAGCGTATCTGCGACGCTCACGAATGGGAGGGAGCCTGCGCGGGTGCGCTCTTGCCGCCCGATTATCGCTTCGATCTCGCAAAAGGCGTTACACCAAACGTTGCCGTGGCCCGGATGCGCTCAGCCCACAACGGGGAATATGAAGCGCACAAAGTGTGGGCTTACGGGGACCACTACGAAAAAGGTATATGCGCCTGTTCGAGCACTAAAACAGCGGGCTGTAGCGGAGGGAGCTGGACGGGATGCGGGTCAAATACGTTTCCTTCAGGGAGCTTTCCTGATTGCGTCAGCAAGCTCGGTGTCTACGATCAGCATGGAAACGCTGCCGAGCATATGAACCTGCCTCTTAACGAAAGCCAGATGGCAAGCAGAGGCAGCACTGAGCTGGGCTACACAGAGATGAAAGGGAGCTGGTTCATCTTTGATACCTACTATGCCCACCCCGATTGGTGCCGCTGGAGAGCGCCCTTCTGGCACGGGAGCAGGGTGATGGATCAGCATAGCCACGAGAACTATCACCTCGGTTTCCGCTGCTGCAAGACTGTAGAGGGAGAGTAGCTGTTCCGCCTGTACCCCGTTGAGAGCACTTTTGCCTTCAGTGGTGAGAGGAAACCTGTGCCGACGTGGTGGGTGCCTCACGCCGCGAGTCCATGAACTGCCGGGCACCAGGCATCGGACCTTCATCGCTCAATACGGACGCGAGCCTCGGGTCTTCCAGAACCTCAAGTACGGACCGGGGCTCATTGTCAACAAGAACCATGTCGCTTATGAGCCTGATCCCATGGCTGTAATCCGCATAGTTTGCTCCGTGGACCGTGCTAAGGGGCTGAATGGGAAGTCCCGAAGGACGGTGCCATCCATAGATGGCTATTTTCCCGTGGTTTCTGATCAAGCGGTTAGTGAGCACAAGATCCTTCTTGTGGCCTGAAACCAGGGCGCCGGGAGCGCAGGCTAAGGCCACAAGCTGCGCTCTGATCTTCTGGTTATGCTCCACGTAATAGGCAGTGGATCTCATGCGTGGACCCGCAGGCAGCGGTTGGGGCGTGCAACGGACGTCAGACTGCCCGTAAATGGCATCTACTATCTTCTTTGTCGGGAGAGTGAGGCCGAGTCTCACTGCAGTCTCAACGGCTGTGTAAAGATTCATCGGGGTAAGAAGGTAGTCCCTATCAGAACCAACGGACACGTAATCAGGCATCACAAAAACCGTCGCAGTCTTTGCTTTTCCTGATCCAGACCTGTCTGTGAGGCGAACAGGTTTCAGCCGTCTCAGGAACTCGGGAATGTTACCTTGAGTCAGCTGGCTCTCGATGGCGTGCTCTCGCGCGTCTCGGTCCATGCTGTCAACATAGGCGGCAAACTCCGACCCTGTCATTGCCCCATGCTGCCTTGGTGGGATTTTCTTGACCAGAGTGGCGCAAAAGGCCTGAACCTCGGCCAGTTCCCTACACATTGCAACGTGGGTCGACAGGCAAAGGGCAACGATCGATACCACGATTAGAGGTCTAATTCTCATTTTTCCTCCGGTGACACAACCCGTTTTTTAGCATAAACCATTTACATGAGTCAATTCTGGGACGCGCGTCTACCACATGCTGCGGGCTCCGTAGTCCATCTTTACGTTGGGAAGAAGCGTACTTATACTAGCGCTAGGTGAGGTTCCTATGGATATGGGGGTTGCATGTGCTGAGTTTGCGACCTCGCGCATTACTCACAAAACTTCGGAGGTGTTATCGTGCACGATATCAAGCGCATCTTCGTTGTGAGCAGTTGGACTAAAGATTGCAAAAAGGCACTCCACAACGGTATTTCCCTGGCTCGGACCTATCACGCAGAATTAAGTGTTCTCCACGTGATTCGCGACGCATTCGAACTGACCGGCGGTCTCTTTACCGGCTTCCTCGCCGATCTCAAGGAAGAGTACGAAAGCACAGCGAAAGAGGCAAAACGTGACTTAGATGCGATGATCGAGGCCGAACACACGCAAGGGATGACGATCAAAGAAACGATACTGCACGGAGAGCCAGCAGCCGAGATATTGAAAACAATCCAGAAAGGCAAAATCGACCTTGTGATCATGGCTCACCACCAGGAAGATCATCTCGAACATTATCTCTTTTGTCGCGATTACGAGAAAGTCATCAGAAAAATGCCCTGTTCCATCATGCTAGTGAAGAGCGAACCGTGGGAGGTTGACAAGAAGACATCAAGGAGAAGAGGAATTCAACGAGACTGAAGTGATGATCTGCATGCATCTTTCTCTTCTAGCCTGCTCTTTGTCTCGCTCCGGGCATAGATTCGCCTGGAAGATTTACGGGTCTCTTTCTACCAAACGTCTCAAATAGGCGTTCCGTGCGGGGTTGACTTTGATATGTCGGAGAATTATACAAACAAGAGAAGGAGTGTTACCTGGGTGATTTCAGAAGGCTCTTCAACTGAGGTCTTAGGGGGGACACATGATATGTAACAAGTGCGGATTCGGTCAGATGGTCGACGATAGCTGTTATGACGTCAAGGTATTGAAGTGCTGGGCCTGCGGCAACAGGCTGTATGTTGATCACCCGAAGCGCTGGGGTTTTCTCGTCTGCTCGCGGTGTGGAAATGACGTAGAGGAAGAGAACGAATTCGGCTATTGCAAGGATTGCCTGCGGCTCCTCGCTGTCCACGACAATAGAATGAAGGAACGCACCTACGGAAAGACAGTCTGTAC includes these proteins:
- a CDS encoding universal stress protein produces the protein MHDIKRIFVVSSWTKDCKKALHNGISLARTYHAELSVLHVIRDAFELTGGLFTGFLADLKEEYESTAKEAKRDLDAMIEAEHTQGMTIKETILHGEPAAEILKTIQKGKIDLVIMAHHQEDHLEHYLFCRDYEKVIRKMPCSIMLVKSEPWEVDKKTSRRRGIQRD
- a CDS encoding SUMF1/EgtB/PvdO family nonheme iron enzyme, which codes for MKTRRIFSTRVMLLVSLLLLMHASVIAETLIERNEALLERIQRVHGLTDAQINAVRMIFRESGYIGQGNPAITQHPMTPTACRDKLAKTGTRYENEQFEKICKAKYMAPLYNPAAQKAEDARACIDQFEFPDIPCEYPVVWVRAREAALICKAMGKRICDAHEWEGACAGALLPPDYRFDLAKGVTPNVAVARMRSAHNGEYEAHKVWAYGDHYEKGICACSSTKTAGCSGGSWTGCGSNTFPSGSFPDCVSKLGVYDQHGNAAEHMNLPLNESQMASRGSTELGYTEMKGSWFIFDTYYAHPDWCRWRAPFWHGSRVMDQHSHENYHLGFRCCKTVEGE